The following are encoded in a window of Armatimonadota bacterium genomic DNA:
- a CDS encoding proline--tRNA ligase encodes MRASNLFFPTLREVPAEAQMASHRLLLRGGFIRNVAAGIYDYLPLGYKVIKKIEKIVREEMDEQGAQELLMPTMVPAELYQEGGRWDLDVLFRFKDRNARDYSMGFTHEEVITDIVRRDVRSYRELPLNLYQIQTKGRDEPRPRGGVVRGREFIMLDSYSFDRSWDDLDRAYDKMYVAFSRIIARCGLDAAVVEADSGAIGGKDSQEYTVICDAGEDTLLICESCGYGANAEKCEIGERSIKKSDEELLALELVDTPNTRTIEQVTSFLKKSPKKLVKTLIYKADGEVIAALVRGDREINEPKLRNALGVKSVEMADPETIIKLTGAEVGFAGPVGLKDVKIIADLEVEGMANFVVGGNKTDAHYVNANLGRDFVVTQFADIRVASKGDPCPKCNGTLKTERGMEVGHIFKLGTRYSETMGAKFLDDDGKEKPFIMGCYGMGVSRMLAAIPETHNDKDGIIWPISVAPFEVAVILLNADDEAQCNAATRLYEELQESGVDVLLDERDERPGVKFKDADLMGAPIHVVAGRLASEGKVEISLRSTKNKEEVSLDEATARVLELRSTLYQELEEKAQSAAVKG; translated from the coding sequence ATGCGAGCATCTAATTTATTCTTTCCAACTTTAAGAGAGGTTCCCGCCGAGGCGCAGATGGCAAGCCACAGGCTGCTGCTGCGCGGCGGGTTTATACGCAATGTGGCGGCGGGGATATACGACTATCTGCCGCTGGGATATAAGGTTATCAAGAAGATCGAGAAGATCGTGCGCGAGGAGATGGACGAACAGGGCGCGCAGGAACTGCTTATGCCCACAATGGTCCCGGCTGAACTCTATCAGGAGGGCGGCAGATGGGACCTGGACGTGCTGTTCCGGTTCAAGGACAGAAACGCTCGCGATTACTCGATGGGTTTCACGCACGAGGAAGTGATAACGGATATAGTGCGGCGGGATGTGCGCAGCTATCGTGAACTGCCGCTCAATCTCTATCAGATACAGACCAAGGGCAGAGACGAACCGAGGCCGCGCGGCGGAGTTGTGCGCGGGCGCGAGTTTATAATGCTCGACTCATACAGTTTCGACCGCAGTTGGGACGACCTGGACCGCGCATATGACAAGATGTATGTCGCGTTCTCAAGAATCATCGCGCGCTGCGGACTTGACGCGGCGGTGGTCGAAGCCGACTCGGGGGCAATCGGCGGCAAGGACAGCCAGGAGTACACGGTTATCTGCGACGCCGGTGAAGATACACTTTTGATCTGCGAGTCCTGCGGATATGGCGCGAATGCCGAGAAGTGTGAGATAGGTGAGCGGTCAATTAAGAAATCGGATGAGGAGCTGTTGGCTCTCGAACTGGTCGATACGCCAAACACTCGCACGATAGAACAGGTGACTTCATTTCTGAAGAAATCGCCCAAAAAGCTGGTCAAGACTCTCATATACAAGGCAGACGGTGAAGTTATAGCGGCTCTTGTGCGCGGCGACAGGGAGATAAACGAGCCCAAGCTGCGAAACGCTCTGGGAGTGAAGTCCGTTGAGATGGCCGATCCTGAGACTATTATAAAGCTCACCGGCGCTGAAGTCGGGTTCGCGGGGCCTGTCGGGCTTAAAGATGTAAAGATAATTGCAGACCTTGAGGTCGAAGGTATGGCAAACTTCGTGGTGGGCGGAAATAAGACTGACGCGCATTACGTCAATGCCAACCTTGGAAGAGATTTCGTGGTGACACAGTTCGCCGATATTCGGGTAGCATCCAAGGGTGATCCGTGTCCAAAGTGCAATGGCACTCTCAAGACTGAGCGCGGCATGGAGGTCGGGCATATTTTCAAGCTCGGGACTCGCTACTCAGAGACGATGGGCGCAAAGTTCCTGGATGACGACGGCAAAGAGAAGCCGTTTATCATGGGCTGCTACGGGATGGGGGTCAGTCGAATGCTGGCCGCAATTCCCGAAACTCACAACGACAAGGACGGCATCATCTGGCCGATAAGCGTTGCGCCTTTTGAGGTGGCTGTGATCCTGCTTAATGCGGATGACGAAGCCCAGTGCAATGCAGCCACACGTTTGTATGAGGAGCTTCAGGAAAGCGGCGTGGACGTGTTGCTGGATGAACGCGATGAGCGGCCCGGTGTAAAGTTTAAGGACGCCGATCTGATGGGCGCGCCGATTCATGTTGTGGCAGGCCGGCTGGCATCTGAAGGCAAGGTAGAGATCAGCCTGAGATCGACCAAAAATAAGGAAGAGGTCTCTCTTGACGAGGCCACCGCGCGTGTATTGGAACTGCGCAGCACGCTC
- a CDS encoding N-acetyltransferase: MIRRAKVSDVAELQRLINQFADRSEMLPRSLNAIYENIRDFVVIESADERILGCCALHITWGDLAEVRSLAVEPDVQSKGYGRLLVQECLDDARQMGVPKVFALTYVPGFFEKMGFSRVDKGTLPQKIWSDCINCPKFPDCGEEAVAIEF, translated from the coding sequence TTGATTAGAAGAGCAAAGGTCTCAGATGTAGCCGAACTGCAGAGGCTGATCAATCAGTTCGCAGACAGGAGCGAGATGCTGCCACGCTCGCTCAATGCGATCTACGAAAACATACGCGATTTTGTGGTTATTGAATCCGCCGACGAACGTATACTTGGCTGCTGCGCGCTGCATATCACATGGGGAGACCTTGCCGAAGTCCGTTCACTTGCGGTTGAGCCGGATGTCCAAAGCAAGGGCTATGGCAGGTTGCTTGTTCAGGAATGTCTGGACGATGCGCGGCAGATGGGCGTACCGAAGGTTTTTGCGCTGACATACGTGCCGGGTTTTTTTGAGAAGATGGGATTTTCACGAGTAGATAAGGGCACACTGCCGCAAAAGATATGGTCGGACTGCATTAACTGCCCAAAGTTTCCGGACTGCGGCGAAGAAGCGGTGGCAATCGAATTCTGA
- the ispG gene encoding flavodoxin-dependent (E)-4-hydroxy-3-methylbut-2-enyl-diphosphate synthase, which yields MESKELRRLTRKVKVGGVEIGGGAPVSIQSMANTPTADVEATVAQIKRLEAAGCDIIRAAVPNSEAAAALGKIKQSISIPLVADIHFDYKLALASLDAGVDKLRINPGNIGSTDRVEAVAKAAKEHGVPIRIGVNAGSIDRKRYGVPTPEALVESGLDEVQVLEKLGFEDIVLSLKAFDVPMMIRAYELASKRCDYPLHLGVTEAGLAWEGTIRSSVGIGTLLAEGIGDTIRVSLTGDPVEEVKVGIEILNSLGLRRKPFTIVSCPTCGRCAIDLSDIADKVRQRLEANPPSKPITVAVMGCIVNGPGEASLADVGIAGGRGSGVLFAKGEMLRSVPEDKLVDELIKEVEKL from the coding sequence GTGGAGAGTAAAGAGCTGAGAAGGCTGACGCGAAAGGTTAAGGTCGGCGGCGTAGAGATAGGCGGCGGCGCGCCTGTATCGATCCAGTCCATGGCCAACACGCCGACAGCAGATGTAGAAGCCACTGTGGCTCAGATCAAGCGCCTTGAGGCAGCCGGATGCGATATTATTCGGGCTGCGGTGCCAAACAGCGAGGCGGCGGCGGCTCTGGGCAAGATCAAGCAATCTATCTCCATTCCACTGGTCGCCGACATTCATTTTGACTATAAACTTGCGCTTGCAAGTTTGGATGCAGGTGTCGACAAGCTGCGGATCAACCCGGGCAATATCGGTTCGACAGACCGCGTAGAAGCCGTCGCAAAAGCCGCAAAGGAACACGGAGTCCCCATAAGGATAGGCGTGAATGCGGGATCGATAGACCGCAAGCGCTACGGAGTACCTACGCCCGAAGCCTTGGTTGAGAGCGGACTTGACGAAGTGCAGGTTCTTGAAAAGCTCGGGTTTGAAGATATTGTGCTCTCGCTCAAAGCGTTCGATGTTCCGATGATGATCCGCGCATACGAACTGGCAAGCAAGAGATGTGATTACCCGCTCCACCTGGGCGTCACTGAGGCAGGGCTGGCCTGGGAAGGCACGATAAGAAGCTCGGTAGGAATCGGGACGCTGCTTGCCGAAGGAATCGGGGATACGATCCGTGTGTCTCTAACCGGCGACCCGGTGGAGGAAGTCAAGGTTGGGATTGAAATCTTGAACAGCCTTGGACTAAGGAGAAAGCCGTTTACTATTGTATCGTGCCCTACATGCGGGCGCTGCGCAATAGATTTATCTGATATCGCGGACAAAGTTAGGCAGCGGCTGGAGGCTAATCCACCGTCTAAGCCGATAACTGTCGCGGTTATGGGATGCATTGTAAACGGTCCTGGTGAAGCATCATTGGCCGATGTTGGGATTGCGGGCGGCAGAGGTTCGGGCGTGCTCTTTGCAAAAGGCGAAATGCTTCGGAGCGTGCCGGAAGACAAGCTCGTTGATGAGCTTATCAAAGAAGTGGAGAAACTCTAA
- the rseP gene encoding RIP metalloprotease RseP — MIIQTAIALVFLFAILVMFHELGHFTVARLVGIRVDEFAFGFGPKLITLIKRGATEYTIHPFPLGGFVKLAGMEPGEEDIADGFQAQAIWKRALVIFAGPFASFVLAVIVFVTMGVFWGFPTGNTENKVAMVNPQSVAAKIGIRTGDRILAIDQKPVKGGKDMTKLIHDNPGKKLTLTVMRNGKTFTKSAAPRWTIIYLNAMWSFPEGKQGTVDAVADKSAAQKAGIQEDDKIISVNGNKIRDGAGFANTVKHLGTKQARLEIDRNGKTITLTAKPISKSEKFMAIGLLGFVPEQTLKKAGFIESATNGLILTKDIVVEIVQSLTSKKIAENIGGPVLIAKITQSSVARGPYSLVQLLGMLSMSLAVINLVPIPVVDGGHLAILAVEAVRRKRLTREQMQTVTMIGLFIIAAIFVTVIWSDLSKISQGLVPQ, encoded by the coding sequence TTGATAATTCAAACGGCTATAGCGCTGGTTTTCTTATTTGCAATATTGGTGATGTTTCATGAGCTGGGTCACTTCACTGTTGCCCGGCTTGTCGGAATTCGCGTAGATGAGTTCGCATTCGGCTTTGGTCCGAAGCTGATTACGCTTATTAAGCGCGGCGCCACGGAATATACGATTCATCCATTTCCATTGGGCGGGTTTGTGAAGCTTGCCGGTATGGAACCGGGTGAGGAAGATATAGCGGATGGTTTTCAAGCGCAGGCTATATGGAAGCGTGCGCTGGTGATCTTCGCAGGGCCGTTCGCCAGCTTCGTGCTTGCAGTAATCGTGTTTGTGACTATGGGCGTATTCTGGGGATTCCCGACCGGCAACACAGAAAACAAGGTCGCTATGGTTAATCCTCAATCAGTGGCTGCCAAAATCGGCATCCGCACGGGAGACCGAATACTCGCCATCGATCAGAAACCCGTTAAGGGCGGCAAGGATATGACCAAGCTCATCCACGATAACCCCGGCAAGAAGTTGACTCTGACCGTTATGCGCAACGGAAAAACCTTTACAAAATCTGCTGCCCCGCGATGGACGATAATCTATCTCAATGCAATGTGGTCATTTCCTGAGGGCAAGCAGGGCACCGTAGATGCAGTCGCGGACAAGTCGGCTGCGCAAAAAGCAGGTATTCAAGAGGATGACAAGATCATCTCTGTAAATGGCAATAAGATCAGAGACGGCGCTGGTTTTGCAAATACTGTAAAGCATCTCGGCACCAAACAAGCAAGGCTTGAGATAGACAGAAATGGCAAGACCATTACGCTGACTGCAAAGCCGATCAGTAAATCGGAAAAGTTTATGGCGATAGGCCTACTAGGGTTTGTGCCCGAACAGACGCTTAAAAAGGCGGGCTTTATAGAATCTGCAACCAATGGCCTTATCCTCACAAAGGATATTGTTGTGGAGATCGTTCAGTCTCTTACCAGCAAAAAAATAGCTGAGAATATCGGTGGTCCCGTGCTTATCGCCAAGATAACACAGTCATCTGTGGCACGCGGTCCATATTCGCTGGTACAATTGCTGGGCATGCTGAGTATGAGCCTTGCCGTCATAAACCTGGTCCCCATCCCTGTAGTTGATGGCGGTCATCTGGCGATACTTGCGGTTGAAGCAGTGCGCAGAAAACGCCTCACGCGTGAGCAGATGCAGACAGTGACCATGATCGGCTTATTTATTATCGCAGCGATATTCGTGACTGTAATCTGGTCGGACCTGTCCAAGATATCCCAGGGTCTGGTGCCGCAGTAG
- a CDS encoding 1-deoxy-D-xylulose-5-phosphate reductoisomerase, protein MINTRPVRISILGSTGSIGTQVLDVVRRLGPGRVRVTGLGAQNNADLLISQALEFMPKMVCIGNGDAKSRVESILSETDIKVCSGPGGFDELAVEPETDRIVISVAGTPGLSPTLKAIEAGKDVALASKEVLVAAGHLVMEAVSRRGVALLPIDSEHSAIFQCLNGEDRKSIEKIYLTASGGAFRDKPKSELADVSAEQALAHPTWKMGKKVTVDSATLMNKGLEIIEAKWLFGVEADRIQVVIHPTSIVHSMVRYCDGSIIAQLGLPDMRLPIQYALLYPQRVDSKLPRLDILEAGTLSFGKVDMDKFECLALAMEAAKVGGTLAVVMNAADEVAVDLFLKGRIGFLDIAKIVRQAMESHTSKPSPSLEEIYEVDSETRRKVTETAGT, encoded by the coding sequence ATGATCAATACGCGACCAGTGCGTATATCGATATTGGGTTCGACAGGCTCTATTGGAACGCAGGTGCTGGATGTAGTGAGGCGGCTGGGTCCTGGAAGGGTCCGTGTCACAGGCCTCGGCGCGCAAAATAATGCCGACCTGCTCATCTCGCAGGCTCTCGAGTTTATGCCTAAGATGGTCTGCATCGGTAATGGTGACGCAAAAAGCAGGGTCGAATCTATTCTCAGTGAAACTGATATCAAGGTCTGCTCGGGTCCCGGCGGCTTTGATGAGCTTGCCGTGGAACCGGAAACTGATAGAATAGTTATATCCGTAGCCGGGACGCCGGGGCTATCCCCTACCCTTAAAGCAATCGAAGCGGGCAAGGATGTGGCTCTGGCGAGCAAAGAGGTGCTGGTGGCAGCCGGCCATCTGGTGATGGAAGCTGTATCTCGTAGGGGTGTGGCTCTGCTGCCTATAGACAGTGAGCACTCGGCTATTTTCCAGTGCCTTAATGGCGAGGACCGTAAAAGCATCGAGAAAATATATCTGACTGCTTCGGGCGGGGCTTTTAGAGATAAGCCTAAGTCCGAGTTGGCTGACGTGAGCGCCGAGCAGGCTCTCGCCCACCCTACATGGAAGATGGGCAAGAAGGTGACGGTCGATTCAGCCACGCTGATGAACAAGGGTTTGGAGATAATCGAGGCGAAGTGGCTCTTCGGTGTTGAAGCCGACAGGATTCAGGTCGTGATCCACCCGACCAGCATAGTACACTCGATGGTGCGATACTGTGATGGATCTATTATCGCGCAGTTGGGGTTGCCTGATATGAGGCTGCCGATCCAGTATGCCCTGCTCTACCCGCAGCGGGTCGACTCAAAGCTGCCGAGGCTGGACATCCTGGAAGCCGGGACATTGAGCTTCGGCAAAGTAGATATGGACAAGTTTGAGTGCCTTGCGCTTGCGATGGAAGCAGCTAAAGTCGGAGGCACGCTGGCTGTCGTGATGAATGCTGCTGATGAGGTGGCTGTCGATCTGTTCCTTAAAGGCAGGATCGGCTTTTTAGATATAGCAAAAATCGTTCGGCAAGCAATGGAGAGTCATACATCCAAGCCGTCGCCATCACTTGAAGAGATATACGAGGTAGATTCAGAGACAAGACGCAAAGTAACAGAGACTGCGGGAACTTAA
- a CDS encoding isoprenyl transferase translates to MSRKTYTDLDPERIPQHIAVIMDGNGRWARRRGLPRLEGHRRGYKSLKNFVINAADFGVKAITAYAFSSENWKRPADEVSGLMKLIRYAAKAELNYMKKEGVRIIASGRFHELPQELQDQFNEDFEETKNNERIILNIAVNYGGRNEIIDAAKEAAAMVSEGKIAADDINEKLLTSLMYHPELPDPDLMIRTAGEMRVSNFLLWETAYSELYVTDTLWPDFSKDDLYDAIKSFQSRTRKFGKVVEERVEG, encoded by the coding sequence TTGAGCCGCAAAACTTATACAGACTTGGACCCGGAGAGAATCCCCCAGCACATAGCCGTGATCATGGATGGAAACGGCAGATGGGCAAGACGCAGGGGTCTGCCTCGCCTTGAAGGCCACCGGCGGGGCTATAAGTCGTTAAAAAACTTCGTTATAAATGCGGCTGATTTCGGTGTAAAGGCCATTACGGCATATGCGTTTTCTTCCGAGAACTGGAAGCGGCCTGCCGATGAAGTCAGCGGGCTTATGAAGCTGATCAGATATGCCGCTAAGGCCGAGCTGAACTACATGAAAAAGGAAGGCGTCCGAATAATAGCAAGTGGGCGTTTCCATGAACTCCCACAGGAACTACAGGACCAGTTCAACGAGGATTTTGAAGAGACAAAAAATAACGAGCGCATCATCCTGAACATTGCCGTCAATTATGGTGGACGCAACGAGATTATTGATGCTGCAAAAGAAGCTGCAGCAATGGTCTCCGAGGGCAAGATTGCGGCAGATGATATAAATGAGAAACTCCTTACGAGCCTCATGTATCACCCCGAACTGCCTGACCCCGATCTCATGATACGAACGGCTGGCGAGATGCGTGTCAGTAATTTCCTACTGTGGGAGACTGCATACTCCGAGCTTTATGTCACTGATACACTCTGGCCTGACTTCTCGAAAGACGATCTCTATGACGCCATAAAGAGTTTCCAGAGCCGCACGCGCAAATTCGGTAAAGTGGTCGAGGAGAGAGTGGAGGGCTGA
- the frr gene encoding ribosome recycling factor, whose translation MTAEVIQEAERRMQKAVEAADHDFATLRTGRANPMLLDGIKVDYYGTPTPINQLAGISVPEPRQLLISPWDRNSLDAISKAIQSSDIGITPQSDGQVIRLNIPYLTEERRNDLIKQLHKKSEDHKIAIRNIRRDANERLKAQEKKAEISEDDMKREQEKIQKLTDKYIVDVDKHTASKEAELKEV comes from the coding sequence TTGACTGCAGAAGTAATTCAGGAAGCCGAGAGGCGCATGCAAAAGGCGGTTGAGGCCGCCGATCATGACTTTGCCACTTTGAGGACCGGCAGGGCCAATCCGATGCTACTGGATGGGATCAAAGTGGACTATTACGGAACGCCCACGCCGATCAACCAGTTGGCAGGGATAAGCGTTCCCGAGCCGAGACAACTGCTCATATCGCCGTGGGACCGCAATAGTCTTGACGCAATATCCAAGGCGATCCAAAGCTCTGATATCGGAATTACGCCGCAGAGCGACGGGCAGGTAATTCGTCTCAACATCCCGTATCTGACTGAAGAAAGACGCAACGATCTGATCAAGCAGCTTCACAAAAAGTCTGAGGACCACAAGATTGCGATCCGCAACATTCGCCGGGATGCAAACGAGCGTCTTAAGGCTCAGGAAAAGAAAGCTGAGATATCAGAGGACGATATGAAGCGTGAGCAGGAAAAGATTCAGAAACTCACCGACAAATATATCGTTGATGTCGATAAGCACACGGCGTCAAAAGAGGCTGAGTTGAAGGAAGTCTAG
- the pyrH gene encoding UMP kinase yields the protein MTDSKSSKDRKWTRVLLKLSGQAFAGPQKLGLCPDTIETIAEGIKEARESGVEIAVVIGAGNIIRGGSASNKGMDRATADYMGMLGTVINSLALQDALEKIGVHTRVQTAITMAEVAEPFIRRRAIRHLEKGRVVILAAGTGNPFFTTDTAASLRALEIKADAVLKATNVDGVYTSDPHKDKDAVKFDEVGYMEAISRNLGIMDLTAFTLCMENNLPIVVFDITKPGNIAKAARGETIGTLIRGRTDS from the coding sequence GTGACTGACTCTAAATCGAGTAAAGATCGAAAATGGACTCGAGTTCTACTTAAGCTGTCGGGGCAGGCATTTGCCGGCCCCCAAAAGCTGGGACTTTGCCCCGACACTATTGAAACCATTGCTGAAGGCATAAAGGAAGCACGCGAGTCCGGAGTCGAGATAGCGGTCGTGATAGGCGCGGGAAATATTATCCGCGGCGGATCGGCATCAAACAAGGGAATGGACCGCGCTACCGCCGACTATATGGGTATGCTCGGAACAGTCATCAATTCACTTGCTCTGCAGGATGCCCTTGAAAAAATAGGCGTGCACACTCGTGTTCAGACAGCTATCACGATGGCCGAAGTAGCTGAACCTTTCATACGCAGGCGCGCAATAAGGCACCTTGAAAAGGGCCGGGTCGTGATACTCGCGGCAGGCACCGGCAATCCGTTCTTTACGACCGACACCGCCGCATCACTGCGAGCACTCGAGATCAAGGCTGACGCCGTGCTTAAAGCGACAAACGTCGACGGTGTTTATACAAGCGATCCGCATAAGGACAAAGACGCGGTCAAATTCGATGAGGTCGGCTATATGGAAGCTATCAGCCGAAACCTCGGCATTATGGATTTGACTGCATTCACTCTGTGCATGGAGAACAACTTGCCCATAGTCGTATTTGATATAACCAAGCCCGGCAACATCGCAAAAGCCGCGCGTGGTGAGACAATCGGCACACTCATAAGGGGGAGGACGGACTCTTGA
- the tsf gene encoding translation elongation factor Ts yields the protein MAITADMVKKLREQTGAGMMDCKKALTETNGDYEKAVTLLREKGIAVAAKRETKSASEGLIGCFVACDNKTGAMVEMNCETTFVAKTPEFVDLAKGLAKFTAESADIADLNALLEKPFKDGRPVKDLVNELMGKIGEKLAVTRLVRLATDGVIGSYVHMGDQIGVLVELKGAAVSDTALNLAKDVAMHIAWANPDYMKREDISADAIEKERDVHRQWAIKEGKPENIVERIVDGRMKEFYSRVCLLEQPFIKDEDQTIEDLVKAAAKTTGEDIKIAGFARYRVGETSGD from the coding sequence ATGGCAATTACCGCCGATATGGTTAAGAAACTGAGAGAACAGACCGGCGCGGGCATGATGGACTGCAAGAAAGCGCTCACTGAAACAAACGGCGATTATGAGAAAGCGGTCACGCTGCTTCGGGAGAAGGGCATCGCAGTCGCTGCCAAGCGAGAAACCAAGAGCGCATCAGAAGGTTTGATAGGATGCTTCGTTGCATGTGATAATAAGACCGGCGCTATGGTCGAAATGAACTGCGAGACAACATTTGTCGCCAAGACGCCTGAGTTTGTTGATCTGGCGAAAGGACTGGCCAAATTCACGGCAGAGTCCGCCGATATAGCCGACCTCAATGCGCTATTGGAAAAACCATTCAAGGACGGCAGGCCCGTTAAGGACCTGGTCAATGAACTGATGGGCAAGATCGGTGAAAAACTGGCTGTGACCAGGCTCGTGCGACTTGCAACCGACGGTGTGATCGGCTCTTATGTGCATATGGGCGATCAGATCGGCGTGCTTGTTGAGCTTAAAGGCGCCGCAGTCTCCGATACAGCTCTAAACCTCGCCAAGGATGTTGCGATGCACATAGCCTGGGCAAACCCCGATTACATGAAGCGCGAGGATATCTCAGCCGACGCAATTGAGAAGGAGCGCGACGTTCACAGACAGTGGGCGATCAAAGAAGGTAAGCCTGAAAACATCGTCGAAAGGATCGTCGATGGACGGATGAAAGAGTTCTATTCCCGCGTATGCCTTCTGGAACAGCCTTTCATTAAAGACGAAGATCAGACTATCGAGGACCTGGTGAAGGCCGCCGCCAAGACGACGGGCGAAGATATAAAAATCGCCGGGTTCGCACGATATCGCGTTGGAGAGACTTCCGGTGACTGA
- the rpsB gene encoding 30S ribosomal protein S2, whose translation MPAITMKELLEAGVHFGHRTHRWNPKMKRYIYGGRNGIYIIDLHQTLKLFEDARKFIQDVAAEGKTILFVGTKKQAQEAVESAAKQCGMYYVNQRWLGGMLTNYRTIQTRIARLRELEKMEADGIFEQLTKKEAAKLREQRDKLERFLGGIKDMPKLPGAIYIVDLKKERIALLEARKLDIPVVAIVDTNCDPDEVDYVIPGNDDAIRAIKLISSKLAEAIVEVKPIEEEAEAVEEAAPEAGAEAEEGAEKEEAASEGEEKVFIDAEGPAAEVEASTEAAKEE comes from the coding sequence TTGCCGGCAATTACAATGAAGGAACTGCTGGAGGCCGGTGTTCACTTCGGACACCGCACTCACCGATGGAACCCTAAGATGAAGAGATACATCTACGGGGGACGCAATGGAATCTACATTATCGATCTTCACCAAACCCTCAAGCTCTTTGAAGACGCACGAAAGTTTATCCAGGACGTTGCCGCGGAAGGCAAAACGATACTCTTCGTCGGAACAAAGAAGCAGGCGCAGGAAGCGGTGGAGTCTGCCGCAAAGCAGTGCGGGATGTATTATGTAAATCAGAGATGGCTGGGTGGAATGCTCACCAACTATCGCACGATCCAGACCCGTATCGCAAGACTCAGAGAACTCGAGAAGATGGAAGCCGATGGAATCTTTGAGCAGCTTACCAAGAAGGAAGCCGCCAAGCTCCGCGAGCAGAGAGACAAACTAGAGAGGTTCCTCGGCGGAATCAAAGATATGCCCAAACTCCCGGGCGCTATATATATTGTCGACCTGAAGAAAGAACGGATTGCTCTTCTTGAGGCTCGCAAGCTCGATATCCCGGTTGTGGCGATTGTCGATACCAACTGCGACCCCGATGAAGTCGACTATGTGATCCCCGGCAATGACGACGCTATTCGCGCCATCAAGCTTATTTCAAGCAAGCTGGCTGAAGCGATAGTTGAAGTAAAGCCGATTGAGGAAGAAGCCGAAGCAGTCGAGGAAGCAGCGCCTGAAGCCGGAGCAGAAGCCGAAGAGGGCGCGGAAAAGGAAGAAGCCGCAAGCGAAGGTGAAGAGAAAGTCTTCATTGATGCCGAAGGGCCGGCAGCCGAAGTAGAAGCATCGACAGAAGCCGCTAAAGAAGAGTAA